The following nucleotide sequence is from Erythrobacter aurantius.
CCGAGGAAATCGAGCGCGTTGAAACCTTCGGGCGCGGGCACTTCCGTCACGGGATCGTCGCGGTCGTCGAACTCGGTGCGCAGCGCGCGGCTCATCACCGCGTGCATCTGATACATGCAGGTGATGTAGGTGAGTTCGAGGATTTCCTCCTCGCTGAATTCCGCCTTCAACGCATCGAACAACGTATCGGGCACGCGGCCCTGATGCATCACCAGCCTGTCGGCATAGGCCAGCACCAGCCGCTCGCGCGCATCAAGGCAGGTGGCGGTCTGCCAGGTCGGGATCGCCTCGATCTTCTCCTCGGCCACGCCCAGCCCGCGCAGGCTCTTGCAGTGCTGCGAGAAGACGAACTGGCTGCCGGTAGCCCAGCCTGCCCATGTCTGCCCCAACTCGCGCAAGACCGGATCAAGCTTGCGCCTGCCTGATCGGTAATAGGCAAAGCCCTGCGCCGCGTGCTTGAGCGTGTCGGGTGAACCGGCAAACACCGTCCACCAATCGCCGCGCGTCCCTGTCGCGGTGCCGGGCTCGGTCACGGGATCGCGATCGCCGAACAACTGGGCATAGAGCGGCTGCGCCACTTTCTCGTCGGCTTCGCCCTTGGGCACTTCACGCAGGCGCGGCATCAGGCGGGCTCCTGCGCGCTGGCGGGTTCATGCGCGACATCTTCGGGGCCGAACTGCTTCGTGGTCGCCGCGAATTCGAGCATGATGCCGTTGGGATCGGTGAAATAGACCGAGCGCACGAACACCCCTTCGTGCATTTCCGGCGAATAGCCCCTTGGACTGTCGTCATGGTTGAGCACGGCGTGGGTGTGTTCCACGCCCGCTTCGGCGAGCCGATCCAGCGCCGCCTCAAGCTCGGCTTCCTCCATGTCGAAGGCGAGGTGGTTCATCGAACCCACCGCCGTCTTCGCATCGAAGGGAAACTTGCGGACCGAGGCAATGCCGGGCGCTGCGGGTGGCGCATCCTTCCACCAGAAGAAGGCGATGGCATTCCCGCCTCCGCAATCGAAGAAGAAATGCTGCCCGCCATCAGGCAACTGCACCGTCTTGAACAGCGGCATGTTGAGCACTTCGGTGTAGAACCGCACCGTCTCTTTCATGTCGCGGCACACCAGCGCGATATGGTTGATTCCCTTGGTCTTGATCATCCGGCCTCTCCCTGCCCGCGCAACCTGCCCAAGCTGCAACGCGAAGGCAATCTCCCGCATCGCGGCGGGCTTTGACAAAAGGGCAGCAATGGAGTAGGTAGTTTCAAACGAAACCAGTTTCCAGATAGCGAGAAATCAGCCCATGACACTCCACCCCGGTGATCTGTTCGAGAACCCCGCTGGCCTCGACGGCTTTGAATTCGTCGAATTTTGCGCCCCGGAAAAAGGCGTGCTTGAGCCGGTGTTCGAAAGCATGGGCTTCACCCGCGTGGCAAAGCACCGGTCAAAGGACGTGCACCTGTGGCGGCAGGGTGGCATCAATCTGATCGCCAATTACGAACCGCGCAGCGCCGCATGGTATTTCGCCCGCGAACATGGGCCCTCGGCCTGCGGCATGGCGTTCCGCGTGCGTGATGCGGCCAAGGCATACGATCACCTGATCGAAGCCGGGGCGGAACCGGTCGCCAATGAGCCCGGCCCGATGGAACTGCGCATCCCCGCAATCCGCGGCATCGGCGGCGCGATCCTGTATCTGGTTGATCGCTATGCGGGGGCGGAAGGCAAGAGCCTGACGATCTACGACATCGATTTCGATTACCTGCCCGGTGTCGATCCCTATCCCGAAGGTGCGGGTTTCCACACGATCGATCACCTGACGCACAACGTCTACACCGGTCGCATGAAGTATTGGGCGGACTATTACGAAACGCTGTTCAACTTCCGCGAAATCCGCTTTTTCGACATCAAGGGCGAATACACCGGCCTCACGTCAAAGGCGCTGACCGCGCCCGACGGCAAGATCCGCATCCCGCTCAATGAAGAGGGCGAAGGCGGCAAGGGCCAGATCGAGGAGTTCCTGCGCGAATTCAACGGCGAGGGCATCCAGCACATCGCGCTGATCTGTGATGATCTGGTCAAGTGCTGGGACAATCTGAAATCGCTTGGCGTTCCGTTCATGACGGCGCCGCCCGCGACCTATTACGAAATGTTGCCCGAGCGTCTGCCCGGCCATGGCGAAGATGCCGATGCGCTGAAAATGCGCGGCATCCTGCTCGACGGGACGACTGAAGGCGGACAGCCGCGCCTGCTGCTGCAGATCTTTGCAGAGGCGCAGGTCGGGCCGGTGTTCTTCGAATTCATCCAGCGCAAGGGCGATGACGGCTTTGGCGAGGGTAATTTCAAGGCGCTCTTCGAAAGCATCGAGCGCGATCAGATCGCGCGCGGCGTGCTCGACACCAAGGCCAAGGAACCTGCCGAATGAGCGAGCATCCGGTGAACCACCCCGTGAAACTGGGCGGTGTCCACCACGCCGCCTATCGCTGCAAGGATGCGAAGGAAACGGTGGAGTGGTATGGCCGCGTGCTCGGCATGGATTACACCACTGCCTTCGCCGAGGATCACGTGCCGTCGACCGGCGAATACGATCCTTACATGCACATCTTCCTTGATGCGGGGAACGGCAACATCCTCGCCTTTTTCGAGCTGCCTAACCAACCGGAGATGGGCAAGGACCCGAACACCCCGCAATGGGTGCAGCACCTCGCCTTTCGCGTGCCCGACGAAGACGCGCTGCTCGCGGCCAAAGCACATGTCGAAGCGCAGGGTATCGACGTGCTCGGCCCGACGCACCACGGCATTTTCAAGTCGATCTATTTCTTCGATCCCAATGGCCACCGCGTCGAACTGGCGGCGGATATCGGGACGGATGAGCAATACGCTGAATTGAAACGCGTCGCTCCGCTGATGCTGGACGAATGGAGCCAGACCAAGAAGGCACCGCGCCATGCGGACTGGCTGCACGAGATCGCGCGCAAGGAGCACGGTCACTCGTAACTTGCCGCAACCTCCAAAAGAAAAGGGGCGCGAAGGTCATTGCCTTCGCGCCCCATTCTTTTGGCCAATGGCCGATGCTTACATCGTCAGCGTCGCGCCGAGGAAGAACAGCGTGCCGACCGGGCTGACCGGATAGGCCTGTTCGGTCACGAACGGCTTGCGGTTGAAGACGTTGTTCACACCGCCATAGATGTCGATGTTATCGGTCGCTTCGAAGTTGAACGAGATGTCGTGGATGAAGACATCGCTGGCAATGCCGTTGGCGAACGAGAAGGTGTCCGTCCCGGTGTTGCCGACTTCTTCGATTTCCACGGCACGCAGGCCCATGCGATCGAGATAGGTTGTCGACCAGGTGAAGCTGAAGTTGTTGTATGCCGCCGTGAGCGAGGCGTTGCCTGCCCATTCCGGACGCTGGAGTTCGCCCAGTTCGGGGTCAACCAGCGTCGGATCGCTCGGGTCGAAGAAGTTGTTCAGCTTGTCCACCCAGGTGCCGTTGGCGTTCAGCGTGAAGTCGATCGGACCGACGCCGAAACGGTATGCCAGTGCAGCTTCGACACCTGCGGTTTCCTGACGCGCGAAGTTGACAGATGTCTGGCGCAGGAATGTGAAGCCGCCCGTTGCTGGGTTGCGATCAATCAGGTCACAGAAACCGTTGTTGATGTCCGAACTGTCGACACAGTTGTCCACGATGTCCTGTGCACCCACAGCGTTGATCGCGTCTTCAAGTTCGATGTTGTAATAATCGACGCTGATCACCAGGCCCGGAATGAAGCGCGGAGTGATCTGCGCGCCGATCGTCCAGGTGGTTGCTGTTTCTTCCTTCAGGTTCGGGTTGCCGCTGACCGAACCCGAGAAACGGGCCGTCAGAGGATCGACATAGGTGTAGTTGCCGCCGCCAAAGGTCGGATCGAACCCGATCTGGTTGAAGAATGCGGTGCAGTTCGCCTGACGCAGCGCCGGATCGGCAGCTGTGACAAGGTTGCCGACATCGCACGGATCAACCGGACGGAAGAATGCGCCCTGAGGCGGGTTGAACAGCTCGTTGATGTTCGGTGCGCGAACCGCCTTCGAATAAGTGCCGCGGAACAGGATGTCCTCAATCGGAGCATACAGGCCGCTGACATTCCACGTGAAGTTGTCACCCACGGTCGAATAACTTGCCAGACGGGCCGAACCGCTCAGCTCGAGCAGTTCCGCACCCGGCATGCCGGCGAGGATCGGCAGGCGGACTTCGGAGAAAATGTCGTAGACATTGAAGGTGCCGCCCGCGTTGTTGATTTCCGAAGCTGGGTCGAACACCAGCGAGTTCTGCGAGAACCCGAGGTTGCGCAGCAGGTCGCCCTGGTTTGCGTCAGGCGTGTCCACCGGAATGATCCCGAGCACCAGCGGGTCGAAGTTCGATTCCGAACGCTCTTCACGATATTCCAGACCGAAGGCGAAGCCGACGGGGCCGCCCGGCAGTTCGAGGAACGCACCGGTGTCGCCGGTGAAGATCGCGCTGAACACCAGCTGCTCAAGCTGGAATTCATTTACGGTCGTTGTCGTAATGAAGTCGATCGCTTCCTGGCTGATCGCGCCGACACCGCCAAGGATGTTGGCCGGACGGCACGAACCGTCACCCGGATTGAAGGTGAAGAAGCCCGGATCGCCCGCCGGAATGCCGAACGGGGTGGTGGCCGGAGCCGTCGGGTCGATATCCGAACGGCAGATCGGGCTGCCGCCGGGGCCGTTCACCACGTCGATCGCGGCGAAGAAGCGGTCCATGATGACGCGGTTGGCGTCGAATGAAGTCTGCGTGAAGCGGCCGTAGTTGGCCGACACTTCGTAGGAGAAGTGCTCCGAGGTGTCGCCACGGATGCCGCCGACGAAACGGTAAGTTTCGAACTCGTTGCGGTTGCGGTTGGCACCGAGGTCAGCCGGGTCGCGGGTGATGTAGAAACCTTCCTGCACGCCGTCACCGAAGAACAGCTCGCCCACGAAAGGCTGCAGGTCCGGGGTGATGAACGGGTTGTCCGCACGGATCGTCAGCAGGTCGTAGAAGGTGTTCGGCTGGGCCTGGAACTCGGCCGAGTTCGACACATACTTGGCTTCTGCGAAGAAGGTCGCTGACGGCGAGATCTCGTAGGAAAGCAGGGCGTTGACCGACCAACGCTCGGTTTCCGGGATCAGCGAGTTGACATCGAAGTTGTTCTGGATGCCGGGGCCGCCGAACTGGTTGAACAGGCCGGTGATGGTGCCGTCCTGGTGGACGCTGACGCTGCCGTCGGGATTGATGACGGCGCAGCCCCCGGCCAGACCGAACGCACCCGGCTGGAAGGTCGAGTTGAAGCCGACCGAGCTTTCGAGACAGTCAGGAACGCCGTTGCCATTGATGTCGGGGCCGTCGCTGATGCCGATCAGGCCCGGTGCGACAATGCCGCCTGCCGAAGACAGCGAGAAGGTCGGCTGACCGGCGATCAGCCGCCGCGATGCGTTGGTCGAACGGTCGATCAGCGCAAGCTCGGCTGCGGTCAGGTTCGGTGCGGTGCCGAACTGTGCGGTGTAATCGGCGATGAAATCGGCCTGTCCGGGGATCAGGAAGCCGGTCGGGAAACCGCCGACACCAACCGCGAAGAAATCGCGGAAGTTGGGCGTGTCGGCACTGATGTCGCCCGACTGGAACCGGCGAGCCGGGTTGTCCTGATCGTCGAAGATACCGTTGTTGCGCGAGAAGGCGCGCTCGCCGAACTGCAGTTCGTCGCCGCGGGCGTATTCGCCCGACACCACGAAGTTGCCGCGACCGTCAGCGAAGTTGACGCCCCAGGTCAGGTCGCCATTGATCCGGAAGCTGTCGCCCTTGGACGAAATGCCCGACTGGACATTGGCCTGAATGCCTTCGAAATCGTCCTTGAGCACGAAGTTAACGACGCCGGTCACTGCGTCCGAGCCGTAGAGCGATGATGCGCCCCCGGTCAGCGTTTCGACGCGTTCGATCAGCGCGGTCGGGATCGAGTTGATGTCGACAGCCTGTTCACCGGCGACGCCAGAGACGTGACGGCGGCCGTTGACCAGCACCAGCGTACGGTTCGAACCGAGGCCGCGCAGGTTGAGGATCGACTGGCCTACAGCTTCGGAGAAGATGCCGTCGATCGAGCCTTCGGACGAGGTCGAGGTCGAAAGGGCCGGGACATCGCGCAGCGCGTCCACAACGTCGGAGGTCCCCGTCTGCGTCAGCGCTTCCGCGTCGAGCGAGAGGATCGGGGCCGGAGCGCCAATGTTAGGATCGCGGGCGATGCGCGAGCCGATGACAACGATCTGCTCTTCTTCATCGGCGGCGGTTTCCTGATCCGGCGCTTCTTGCGCGTGGACGGCAAAGGGCATCGTGCTTGCTGCTGCCAGCAGTAGTGCGTGGCCCGAAATCTTGAGAGGTTTCATCAGGGTTCCCTGTTGTTGCGGGTTTATGGTGCGGTGCAGCAGGGTCTTTCTCCCCATCAAAAGTGTCAAGGATGTTTCAGCCGTTTGTGAGGTTCCGTGGGTCGTAGTGGCAATTTTGTTACGCCTGAGGTCGCGCCCGCGTAGCAATCGCTGTGGTTTCCCGGCGGGAGCGGCAATGCTGCCTCTCCAAGCGCCTTGACCGGGGCGCGGGATTGTTTGAGTTAACCCCCAACCACACCCTTTCCATCACCCCTCCCAAGCGAACGGAAAGCTCCAAGATGCGAAAACTGACCGGCCGGATCGCGGCTCTCCTTGCTCTTTTCTCAGCAGCGCTGGTATCTCCTTCAGGCGCGGGCCATGCGCAATCCTTTCTCGATGCGGAATTCGATCCGGCGATCCCGACGCTGACGCAAACCGTCGGCCATGCCCCGGGCACCCGCATCACCTCGCCCGAAGAGGCCAATCGCTATCTCGACGCGCTCGCCGCCGCCGCGCCTGAGCGGGTGAAGAAGGTGCAATATGCGACAAGCTGGGAAGGGCGCCCGCTGCATTACCTGATCCTGACGAGCCCCGAAAACATGGCGCGGCTCGATGCGATCCGGGCCGATCTTGCCAATATCGCCGCCGGGCGCCCCGGCAACGGATCGGCGCTGCCGGTCACATGGCTTGCCTATTCGGTCCACGGCAATGAAATCTCTTCAACCGACGCCGCGCTGATGACGGCCTATCACCTGCTCGCCGCGCGCAATGATCCGCGCGCTCAGCAGATTCTTTCCGAAACCATCCTTGTCATCGATCCGCTGCAAAACCCCGATGGCCGCGCGCGCTTCGTCAATCATTTCCGAGGTGCTGTCGGCATTGAACCCGCGGGCGACCGGCAGGCCGCCGAGCATGACGAGACCTGGCCCAGCGGACGGGTCAACCACTACATGTTCGATCTCAACCGCGACTGGTTCACTCTCAGCCAGCCCGAAACGCAGGGCAAGGTCGCCGCGATCCGCGAATGGAACCCGGTGGTGGTGGTCGACATCCACGAAATGAGCGGGGACGACACCTATTTCTTCTCCCCTGCCGCCGATCCGATCAACCCCAACATCACCGCCGCCCAGCGCCGCGCCTATGAAATCATCGGACGCAACAATGCGGGCTATTTTGATGCAATGGGCGAACCCTATTTCACTCGCGAAGTCTATGACCTGTTCTACCCCGGATATGGCGACACGTGGAACACGCATCAGGGCGCGATCGGCAGCACCTATGAACAGGGATCGTCGCGCGGGCTGGTATGGGATCGGCGCGACGGCACAAGGCTGACCTATGCCGATACGGTGCGCAACCACTTCGTCGCGAGCATCTCAACCGCCGAAGCCGTGGCCCGCAACGCCGACCGTTTCCTGACCGATTTCGCTGACTATCGTGCCGCCAACGCGCGCGGTGCGGCGGGCACTGGCAGCTATGTGATCGATCTGGCAAAGAGCCGCTGGAACGCGGAAAACCTTGGCCGCCGCCTTGCCGCGCAAGGGATCGAAGTGCGCCGCCGCGAAGGCCCAGTCACCGTATGCGGTCGCAATTATCCCAAGGGCTACATCGCCGTTCCTCAGGCGCAGCCCGCCGCGCGGCTGGTGCGCAGCCTGCTGGATCGGGACACCGCCCTGCCGCCCGATTTCGTGGCCAAGCAGGAACAACGCCGTTCCGAAGACCTGCCGCACGAACTCTACGACGTCACCGCATGGTCTGTCGGGTTGATGTCGGGGGTCGATGTTGCGGTGTGCGCAGGTTCCGCACCCGGAGATGCGCTTTCGGGCAGCACCCCCGTCACCCCGGTTGAGGAAGGCGCAGGCGATTTCGCCATCGCCGTGCCGTGGACCGACAGCGGTCAGGCCCGGCTTGTTACCCTCGCCCTGCGCGAAGGGATCGAGGCGCGCAGCACCGACGAAGCCTTCACCAAGAACGGCCGCTCTTACCCGCGCGGCACGGTGATCTTCCCCGCGCGCATGAACTCGCCAGAAAAAATGGCGCGTCTGCGCGAACTGGCGCGCGAAGTGGGTGCATCCACCGTCGCTTTCGAAGACAGCTGGGTAGAGGATGGGCCGAACCTCGGCAGCGAATCCTTTGTCCGCCTGACTTTACCGAAGGTCGCAATTGCATGGGACGAAGGCGTCTCGCAATTGAGCGCGGGCGCGATGCGTTATGTACTTGAGAGGCGGCTGGGCCTGCCGGTGGTGCCGATCCGCACCAATCGTTTCGCCCGCGCCGACCTGTCCGATTATGACGTGGTTCTGATCCCCGATGGGTCCCCGCGCGGCGATCTGGGCGAAGGCGGAATTGCGACGTTGCGCAGCTTTGTCGAACGCGGCGGCGTGCTGGTTGCGGTCGGCGGCAGCCTTGGCGCGCTGACCGGTGGTGACACGCCGCTGCTTTCGGTCAAG
It contains:
- a CDS encoding carboxymuconolactone decarboxylase family protein; translation: MPRLREVPKGEADEKVAQPLYAQLFGDRDPVTEPGTATGTRGDWWTVFAGSPDTLKHAAQGFAYYRSGRRKLDPVLRELGQTWAGWATGSQFVFSQHCKSLRGLGVAEEKIEAIPTWQTATCLDARERLVLAYADRLVMHQGRVPDTLFDALKAEFSEEEILELTYITCMYQMHAVMSRALRTEFDDRDDPVTEVPAPEGFNALDFLGGERKKD
- a CDS encoding VOC family protein, which translates into the protein MIKTKGINHIALVCRDMKETVRFYTEVLNMPLFKTVQLPDGGQHFFFDCGGGNAIAFFWWKDAPPAAPGIASVRKFPFDAKTAVGSMNHLAFDMEEAELEAALDRLAEAGVEHTHAVLNHDDSPRGYSPEMHEGVFVRSVYFTDPNGIMLEFAATTKQFGPEDVAHEPASAQEPA
- the hppD gene encoding 4-hydroxyphenylpyruvate dioxygenase, with the translated sequence MTLHPGDLFENPAGLDGFEFVEFCAPEKGVLEPVFESMGFTRVAKHRSKDVHLWRQGGINLIANYEPRSAAWYFAREHGPSACGMAFRVRDAAKAYDHLIEAGAEPVANEPGPMELRIPAIRGIGGAILYLVDRYAGAEGKSLTIYDIDFDYLPGVDPYPEGAGFHTIDHLTHNVYTGRMKYWADYYETLFNFREIRFFDIKGEYTGLTSKALTAPDGKIRIPLNEEGEGGKGQIEEFLREFNGEGIQHIALICDDLVKCWDNLKSLGVPFMTAPPATYYEMLPERLPGHGEDADALKMRGILLDGTTEGGQPRLLLQIFAEAQVGPVFFEFIQRKGDDGFGEGNFKALFESIERDQIARGVLDTKAKEPAE
- a CDS encoding VOC family protein — protein: MSEHPVNHPVKLGGVHHAAYRCKDAKETVEWYGRVLGMDYTTAFAEDHVPSTGEYDPYMHIFLDAGNGNILAFFELPNQPEMGKDPNTPQWVQHLAFRVPDEDALLAAKAHVEAQGIDVLGPTHHGIFKSIYFFDPNGHRVELAADIGTDEQYAELKRVAPLMLDEWSQTKKAPRHADWLHEIARKEHGHS
- a CDS encoding TonB-dependent receptor domain-containing protein is translated as MKPLKISGHALLLAAASTMPFAVHAQEAPDQETAADEEEQIVVIGSRIARDPNIGAPAPILSLDAEALTQTGTSDVVDALRDVPALSTSTSSEGSIDGIFSEAVGQSILNLRGLGSNRTLVLVNGRRHVSGVAGEQAVDINSIPTALIERVETLTGGASSLYGSDAVTGVVNFVLKDDFEGIQANVQSGISSKGDSFRINGDLTWGVNFADGRGNFVVSGEYARGDELQFGERAFSRNNGIFDDQDNPARRFQSGDISADTPNFRDFFAVGVGGFPTGFLIPGQADFIADYTAQFGTAPNLTAAELALIDRSTNASRRLIAGQPTFSLSSAGGIVAPGLIGISDGPDINGNGVPDCLESSVGFNSTFQPGAFGLAGGCAVINPDGSVSVHQDGTITGLFNQFGGPGIQNNFDVNSLIPETERWSVNALLSYEISPSATFFAEAKYVSNSAEFQAQPNTFYDLLTIRADNPFITPDLQPFVGELFFGDGVQEGFYITRDPADLGANRNRNEFETYRFVGGIRGDTSEHFSYEVSANYGRFTQTSFDANRVIMDRFFAAIDVVNGPGGSPICRSDIDPTAPATTPFGIPAGDPGFFTFNPGDGSCRPANILGGVGAISQEAIDFITTTTVNEFQLEQLVFSAIFTGDTGAFLELPGGPVGFAFGLEYREERSESNFDPLVLGIIPVDTPDANQGDLLRNLGFSQNSLVFDPASEINNAGGTFNVYDIFSEVRLPILAGMPGAELLELSGSARLASYSTVGDNFTWNVSGLYAPIEDILFRGTYSKAVRAPNINELFNPPQGAFFRPVDPCDVGNLVTAADPALRQANCTAFFNQIGFDPTFGGGNYTYVDPLTARFSGSVSGNPNLKEETATTWTIGAQITPRFIPGLVISVDYYNIELEDAINAVGAQDIVDNCVDSSDINNGFCDLIDRNPATGGFTFLRQTSVNFARQETAGVEAALAYRFGVGPIDFTLNANGTWVDKLNNFFDPSDPTLVDPELGELQRPEWAGNASLTAAYNNFSFTWSTTYLDRMGLRAVEIEEVGNTGTDTFSFANGIASDVFIHDISFNFEATDNIDIYGGVNNVFNRKPFVTEQAYPVSPVGTLFFLGATLTM
- a CDS encoding M14 family metallopeptidase: MRKLTGRIAALLALFSAALVSPSGAGHAQSFLDAEFDPAIPTLTQTVGHAPGTRITSPEEANRYLDALAAAAPERVKKVQYATSWEGRPLHYLILTSPENMARLDAIRADLANIAAGRPGNGSALPVTWLAYSVHGNEISSTDAALMTAYHLLAARNDPRAQQILSETILVIDPLQNPDGRARFVNHFRGAVGIEPAGDRQAAEHDETWPSGRVNHYMFDLNRDWFTLSQPETQGKVAAIREWNPVVVVDIHEMSGDDTYFFSPAADPINPNITAAQRRAYEIIGRNNAGYFDAMGEPYFTREVYDLFYPGYGDTWNTHQGAIGSTYEQGSSRGLVWDRRDGTRLTYADTVRNHFVASISTAEAVARNADRFLTDFADYRAANARGAAGTGSYVIDLAKSRWNAENLGRRLAAQGIEVRRREGPVTVCGRNYPKGYIAVPQAQPAARLVRSLLDRDTALPPDFVAKQEQRRSEDLPHELYDVTAWSVGLMSGVDVAVCAGSAPGDALSGSTPVTPVEEGAGDFAIAVPWTDSGQARLVTLALREGIEARSTDEAFTKNGRSYPRGTVIFPARMNSPEKMARLRELAREVGASTVAFEDSWVEDGPNLGSESFVRLTLPKVAIAWDEGVSQLSAGAMRYVLERRLGLPVVPIRTNRFARADLSDYDVVLIPDGSPRGDLGEGGIATLRSFVERGGVLVAVGGSLGALTGGDTPLLSVKREAALGRDPSKAKGDDEAALAEAVEIGSEAEYREAIADQGALPDTLPGALLNTVADTEHFLSAGYDAGAVVLASGSQIYTPLDRAKGANVLRFASADRLIASGYVWDENRRQLAFKPYLMAEPTGDGLTIAFAHDPATRAYLDGLDLLLANAVLIAPSRVR